The Bacillaceae bacterium IKA-2 DNA window TAAGAAAAACTACACTAATCGCTAAATATGTGGCGAAAGCCTTAGTTTTTTCTTAATTCTTTACACCTTAAAAAATAAGAGTAAAGAAAATGTAATTAAGAGGATTTTCCGATTTCTTTATGCTATTTTATTCTGAATTTTTTATTTCATTTTGGCTAGTTCTATTTTAATACACCGATCCATGATCACGGTCATGTCGTTCTCTTTTAAATAATTATAAGCTTCTTCATTAACAAGACCTAGTTGCGCCCAAAATACTTTTGCTTTGATAGCAACTGCTTCTTTTGCAATTTCAGGAAGAAATTCACTTTTTCTGAAAACGTTTACAATATCGACAGGTCCTTCTATTTCTTTTAATGATGAAACAGCCTTTACACCAAGGACTTCATCAACAACAGGATTTACAGGAATAATCTCATAACCTGCATTTTGCATTACTTCAGCTACCATGTAAGAGGTTCGT harbors:
- a CDS encoding CoA-binding protein → MTIKNPERNEINEILANNKRIAIVGLSSNPERTSYMVAEVMQNAGYEIIPVNPVVDEVLGVKAVSSLKEIEGPVDIVNVFRKSEFLPEIAKEAVAIKAKVFWAQLGLVNEEAYNYLKENDMTVIMDRCIKIELAKMK